One stretch of Bombus terrestris chromosome 5, iyBomTerr1.2, whole genome shotgun sequence DNA includes these proteins:
- the LOC100648975 gene encoding protein immune deficiency isoform X1 — protein MPILSNLSHRFHMLTTDAKPDPPRIPIEGYTHNLEPNTINGDETKTTKFESVPITTEPQLELKNVTSPEKDDAVPITNAKSSTEKQDLNDTKGSQDDAKERRKPNIKTKTKSKQRKHSQGTHVVNYNIINSNGVKIGSKTSYICNINQFAKNNSHASEETWTKNIRQMPAEVERLRTCTDEINLDDIFIIKTYIGHGWKDVARKLLYSDGQIEQFEENYKFRGISEVIYQIFLDWKQANTKNADIGNLINILWICKEYDCAIRLAAARSQST, from the exons ATGCCAATACTTTCAAATTTATCTCATCGTTTTCATATGTTAACAACCGATGCGAAACCTGATCCACCACGAATACCGATCGAAGGATATACTCACAATTTAGAACCAAATACAATAAACGGTGATGAAACGAAGACGACCAAATTCGAATCTGTTCCAATTACTACAGAACCGCAATTGGAATTAAAGAACGTAACGTCCCCGGAAAAAGACGACGCAGTACCTATTACGAATGCCAAGTCTTCTACCGAAAAACAAGATCTGAATGATACGAAAGGTTCCCAAGATGATGCAAAAGAACGTAGAAAAccaaatattaaaacgaaaacAAAATCGAAACAACGCAAACATT CACAAGGAACACATGTAGtgaattacaatataattaattcaaacGGTGTAAAAATTGGCTCTAAAACTAGTTACATTTGTAATATTAATCAATTTGCTAAGAATAATTCTCATGCATCAGAAGAAACATGGACAAAAAATATTCGACAAATGCCAGCAGAAGTAGAACGTTTACGTACTTGTACTGACGAAATTAATCTagatgatatatttataattaaaacttATATTGGACATGGTTGGAAAGATGTTGCTAGAAAATTGTTATATTCGGACggtcaaattgaacaatttgaagaaaattacaaatttaggGGCATAAGTGAA gtaatttatcaaatatttctgGACTGGAAACAAGCTAATACAAAAAATGCAGATATTGGTAATTTGATAAACATTTTATGGATTTGTAAAGAATACGATTGTGCAATACGATTAGCTGCTGCTCGCAGCCAGTCGACATAA
- the LOC100648975 gene encoding uncharacterized protein LOC100648975 isoform X2, giving the protein MPILSNLSHRFHMLTTDAKPDPPRIPIEGYTHNLEPNTINGDETKTTKFESVPITTEPQLELKNVTSPEKDDAVPITNAKSSTEKQDLNDTKGSQDDAKERRKPNIKTKTKSKQRKHSQGTHVVNYNIINSNGVKIGSKTSYICNINQFAKNNSHASEETWTKNIRQMPAEVERLRTCTDEINLDDIFIIKTYIGHGWKDVARKLLYSDGQIEQFEENYKFRGISNLSNISGLETS; this is encoded by the exons ATGCCAATACTTTCAAATTTATCTCATCGTTTTCATATGTTAACAACCGATGCGAAACCTGATCCACCACGAATACCGATCGAAGGATATACTCACAATTTAGAACCAAATACAATAAACGGTGATGAAACGAAGACGACCAAATTCGAATCTGTTCCAATTACTACAGAACCGCAATTGGAATTAAAGAACGTAACGTCCCCGGAAAAAGACGACGCAGTACCTATTACGAATGCCAAGTCTTCTACCGAAAAACAAGATCTGAATGATACGAAAGGTTCCCAAGATGATGCAAAAGAACGTAGAAAAccaaatattaaaacgaaaacAAAATCGAAACAACGCAAACATT CACAAGGAACACATGTAGtgaattacaatataattaattcaaacGGTGTAAAAATTGGCTCTAAAACTAGTTACATTTGTAATATTAATCAATTTGCTAAGAATAATTCTCATGCATCAGAAGAAACATGGACAAAAAATATTCGACAAATGCCAGCAGAAGTAGAACGTTTACGTACTTGTACTGACGAAATTAATCTagatgatatatttataattaaaacttATATTGGACATGGTTGGAAAGATGTTGCTAGAAAATTGTTATATTCGGACggtcaaattgaacaatttgaagaaaattacaaatttaggGGCATAA gtaatttatcaaatatttctgGACTGGAAACAAGCTAA
- the LOC105665748 gene encoding uncharacterized protein LOC105665748 isoform X2: MNPENILKNYVLSQYTMEKLIVIKEKLKQDIIQADPLWQIVTRKKGVTDIDVEEALNESNNDCNDILSNTSDQFSSTQFYFTQLDKLCDKNIKQECVPKLDITEYLFEELECANGKLDLNQLENLTDAEFQEIVCDLQKKLTMLGTYNLCCSLNNMTLEQRVKYAETFYTHLLLPKIIALKEPSRLLLSALIESTQKFPDDIQKFIFIPLLNLDLTDTTIIDAIVNTFEPERRIVLITEYLSHVKELKSWHLSFLRTLINTKTDITTNDKLIQLLFEKTVDFAKDKNFGKLVLSLIKSNIKFSDEQKQSLWEIANTNQTLYKKPIQNVLKSI; this comes from the exons atgaatccggaaaatattttaaaaaattatgtattatccCAATACACCATGGAAAAGTTAATAGTAATTAAAGAGAAATTGAAACAAGATATAATTCAAGCTGATCCTTTATGGCAAATAGTAACTAGGAAG AAAGGAGTAACAGATATAGATGTAGAAGAAGCTTTAAACGAAAGCAATAATGATTGTAATGATATTTTATCCAACACTTCGGATCAATTTTCATCTACTCAGTTTTATTTTACACAACTTGATAAGCTCtgcgataaaaatattaaacaggaGTGTGTACCAAAACTTGATATCACAGAATATCTTTTTGAAGAATTGGAATGTGCTAATGGAAAATTGGATTTAAATCAATTAGAGAATTTAACAGATGCAGAATTTCAAGAAATAGTCTGTGATTTACAAAAGAAACTAACTATGCTGGGTACATATAATCTATGTTGTTCTTTGAATAATATGACTTTGGAACAACGAGTTAAATACGCAGAAACATTTTATACCcatttattattaccaaag ATTATTGCTTTGAAAGAACCTTCCAGATTACTTTTATCTGCTTTGATAGAGAGCACTCAGAAATTTCCAGATGATATTCAgaagtttatttttattcccCTTTTAAACCTTGATTTAACAGACACAACAATTATTGATGCTATAGTAAATACTTTTGAGCCTGAAAGACGTATTGTTCTTATTAC AGAATATTTATCACATGTGAAAGAACTCAAATCATGGCATCTTTCTTTCCTACGTACTTTGATTAATACTAAGACAGATATTACCACAAATGACAAACTTATACAGTTATTATTTGAGAAAACGGTTGACTTTGCCAAGGATAAAAATTTTGGGAAGCTTGTATTATCActtataaaatcaaatattaaattttcagatGAACAAAAACAATCATTATGGGAAATAGCAAATACTAATCAAACATTGTATAAAAAACCTATTCAAAATGTACTAAAATCTATATAA
- the LOC105665748 gene encoding uncharacterized protein LOC105665748 isoform X1, with protein MNPENILKNYVLSQYTMEKLIVIKEKLKQDIIQADPLWQIVTRKKGVTDIDVEEALNESNNDCNDILSNTSDQFSSTQFYFTQLDKLCDKNIKQECVPKLDITEYLFEELECANGKLDLNQLENLTDAEFQEIVCDLQKKLTMLGTYNLCCSLNNMTLEQRVKYAETFYTHLLLPKIIALKEPSRLLLSALIESTQKFPDDIQKFIFIPLLNLDLTDTTIIDAIVNTFEPERRIVLITEYLSHVKELKSWHLSFLRTLINTKTDITTNDKLIQLLFEKTVDFAKDKNFGKLVLSLIKSNIKFSDEQKQSLWEIANTNQTLYKKPIQNGYRRCKIKI; from the exons atgaatccggaaaatattttaaaaaattatgtattatccCAATACACCATGGAAAAGTTAATAGTAATTAAAGAGAAATTGAAACAAGATATAATTCAAGCTGATCCTTTATGGCAAATAGTAACTAGGAAG AAAGGAGTAACAGATATAGATGTAGAAGAAGCTTTAAACGAAAGCAATAATGATTGTAATGATATTTTATCCAACACTTCGGATCAATTTTCATCTACTCAGTTTTATTTTACACAACTTGATAAGCTCtgcgataaaaatattaaacaggaGTGTGTACCAAAACTTGATATCACAGAATATCTTTTTGAAGAATTGGAATGTGCTAATGGAAAATTGGATTTAAATCAATTAGAGAATTTAACAGATGCAGAATTTCAAGAAATAGTCTGTGATTTACAAAAGAAACTAACTATGCTGGGTACATATAATCTATGTTGTTCTTTGAATAATATGACTTTGGAACAACGAGTTAAATACGCAGAAACATTTTATACCcatttattattaccaaag ATTATTGCTTTGAAAGAACCTTCCAGATTACTTTTATCTGCTTTGATAGAGAGCACTCAGAAATTTCCAGATGATATTCAgaagtttatttttattcccCTTTTAAACCTTGATTTAACAGACACAACAATTATTGATGCTATAGTAAATACTTTTGAGCCTGAAAGACGTATTGTTCTTATTAC AGAATATTTATCACATGTGAAAGAACTCAAATCATGGCATCTTTCTTTCCTACGTACTTTGATTAATACTAAGACAGATATTACCACAAATGACAAACTTATACAGTTATTATTTGAGAAAACGGTTGACTTTGCCAAGGATAAAAATTTTGGGAAGCTTGTATTATCActtataaaatcaaatattaaattttcagatGAACAAAAACAATCATTATGGGAAATAGCAAATACTAATCAAACATTGTATAAAAAACCTATTCAAAAT GGGTATAGGAGATGTAAAATCAAAATATGA
- the LOC100648202 gene encoding protein C1orf43 homolog: MTEELSGVTIVIFIAAGVLTILLLFIFAKRQIMRFALRSRRGPHIPIGHDARKSLKKEIERRIEVIPRIQYEPQLISDPRFILTPRGQVSPHYYRLKAVDDVKTLEAEITKYDNCLKRHPSENLRAYLLAILATPLNGSGQRLIHQFCDLYEHARHDPTEFGDEEYQVYTRLFLKLMDAARLLKSYPSSRKSSPSRTPIKKNIETKRNILEPKMKLLEDQTLTGSRPNTLTVMMLDNSETSV, encoded by the exons ATGACGGAAGAACTTTCCGGTGTGAcaatcgttatttttattgcGGCTGGAGTACTAACAATATTATTACTGTTTATATTTGCAAAACGACAAATTATGAGATTTGCATTACGATCACGCCGTGGCCCTCATATCCCTATCGGGCATGATGCACGAAAG TCACTGAAGAAAGAGATTGAAAGACGAATAGAAGTAATACCAAGAATTCAATACGAGCCACAACTTATTAGCGATCCAAGATTTATTTTAACTCCTCGAGGACAGGTTTCACCTCATTACTACAGATTAAAAGCTGTAGATGATGTTAAGACCTTgg AAGCTGAAATTACTAAATATGATAATTGCTTAAAAAGACATCCATCTGAAAATTTACGTGCATATTTACTTGCCATATTGGCAACGCCATTAAATGGAAGTGGACAACGATTAATTCATCAGTTCTGCGATTTATATGAACATGCACGACATGATCCGACTGAATTTGGTGATGAGGAATATCAAGTATATACCCGTTTATTCCTTAAGTTAATGGACGC GGCTCGTTTATTAAAATCATATCCAAGCAGTAGGAAATCTAGTCCAAGTCGCACCcctataaaaaaaaacattgaaACGAAACGGAATATATTAGAACCCAAGATGAAATTACTGGAAGATCAAACATTGACTGGATCACGTCCGAATACATTAACCGTGATGATGTTGGATAATAGCGAAACATCTGTTTAG
- the LOC100648746 gene encoding uncharacterized protein LOC100648746, whose protein sequence is MMDEIEYKLESTNPVLISHATSKLFESIKKKKCDRQTDHISKIPEFKLLLTKRDSTNVTLSISACQALTALVENGLWDINEALATFISSISSIKNYMVATTTISHLLILDLKRDTAKENIYPFTLHMPQHPFITILTQDKHSWQTILSQMTFILNHQDVRIRENGVKMLRPVFLYVLCNPSSDSLDYCMQQIWQLLIRSRHSTYVQTEILLWMCTAEIHCCINTNYRILELAEKAASEGNREYCTALLPMIVSLVIQLLKQGSDPTPNFHVMLFIIDHCDNYIGNLVLTLMAEVITLCPAIYLYTTLQICTMIAKKMSYNDIFFYTLIASILKWIAYPSVLCSEALDMARDLASEMFTRTKLTCNNETIFSNKFFTVFTNSDPYIQFYTELVHCLNIWNQNDILSWLNNVSCVPTYLKDKCKLLISGLLLQSNEPQIVQLCCNILVDVSRERTNFGSHVLSLVLHKLTKCKSSIESKCLLLVMPELMITKENVPIVNHTLNGLLNGDKQLKYFIIELYLKALKKEPRCYRFLFAAIIKVMESDLSWYSDATCARAMKYICENYPEHGEKLVPLILQILNRSTDTNGGTASALALGCISALYKASVIDICSTWRVLSPKMEKEKRSIVLESLCELLADVAFYAPSQCLEEHDHQLIDDIVSKLWKYTTCNDVKVIKAALKALASYRLEQLSLKILPVEFRYNLVLPATYAKIPTDTVKKPEDVLPYIPGICWIQMLQNINKMTLSAAGNLLISFVIEEVNSFRSGMYNWPQGEPQNFKYLPDKSVIRAVGEYLRKTNKFDSNNHCIVTECLRIFAHKYPKPLPNVNWSFLKDTFHLSAEAKQYTLSIACHHATVSLSAKSFIEDYLLTYKSVNDAEDFIWKDNEHPILYSNLEYLCQAVQPNIIKRFLETTLECAIKKMNEDSIQPFHCIMYSYAQALRNPEICHANSTLLSTMLEELLDKIDLTCDRFYPCFTAALELPVEHLERTTSPKTWWESMASKLKNAIAIRAELSLKKSNSEASLKWLNEIIGETFASTLSVQTYFFEIIQKLQANMQFERSSSNWILELMTQVQGFLMDSSQNHNNKIQFYCNVLFISVISLSGIDSILMKRDLVIKSENVRIKLFPQALTLLSDRENWKHAIPQMMEWLNYMRMNHISDTYKYTFHRALISLRHNSYYKNVWSKYLSIKTDIDI, encoded by the exons ATGATGgatgaaatagaatataaattagaATCGACGAATCCTGTATTAATATCGCAC GCAACGTCGAAACTTTTCGAATccattaagaaaaagaaatgcgaTCGACAAACGGACCATATTTCCAAG ATACCCGAGTTTAAGTTGCTATTAACAAAACGAGATAGTACAAATGTCACGCTCAGCATATCTGCCTGTCAAGCCCTAACTGCTCTGGTTGAAAATGGATTATGGGACATTAACGAGGCTCTAGCTACTTTCATCTCCAGTATCTCTTCTATAAA AAATTATATGGTTGCTACTACAACCATAAGCCATTTACTAATATTAGATTTAAAACGCGATAcagcaaaagaaaatatatatccgTTTACATTACATATGCCACAACACCCTTTTATTACCATTTTAACTCAAGATAAACATAGCTGGCAGACTATATTAAGTCAGATGACATTTATTCTGAATCATCAGGATGTTCG AATTAGAGAAAATGGCGTGAAAATGTTACGACCAGTATTTTTGTATGTTTTATGCAATCCTTCATCAGATTCGTTGGATTACTGTATGCAACAAATTTGGCAATTGTTAATTAGATCGAGACACAGTACATATGTACAGACAGAAATTTTACTTTGGATGTGCACAGCGGAAATCCATTGTTGTATAAATACAAACTATAGAATCTTAGAGCTTGCAGAAAAAGCTGCATCAGAAGGAAACAGAGAATATTGTACAGCTTTGTTGCCGATGATTGTATCCTTAGTTATACAATTACTAAAGCAAGGTTCTGATCCAACACCAAATTTTCATGTTATGTTGTTTATCATAGACCACTGTGATAACTATATTGGGAATCTTGTGCTAACATTAATGGCAGAAGTAATTACTTTATGTCCAGCTATTTATTTGTATACTACTTTGCAAATAT GTACGATGATAGCAAAGAAAATGTCTTAcaatgatatatttttctacaCTTTGATAGCATCTATTCTAAAATGGATTGCATATCCATCCGTATTGTGTTCTGAGGCACTAGACATGGCGAGAGATTTAGCCAGCGAGATGTTTACAAGAACGAAATTAACGTGCAATAATGAAACGATATtctcaaataaattttttacagTGTTTACTAATTCCGACCCATACATACAATTCTACACGGAGCTGGTGCATTGCTTGAATATCTGGAACCAAAATGATATTCTATCATGGTTGAACAACGTATCATGTGTACCAACTTACTTAAAAGATAAATGTAAACTATTGATATCTGGTCTCCTTCTACAGTCAAACGAGCCACAAATAGTTCAACTGTGCTGTAATATACTCGTTGATGTTAGCAGAGAAAGGACAAATTTTGGATCGCACGTGCTCTCATTGGTATTGCATAAATTAACCAAATGTAAAAGCAGTATAGAATCAAAATGTTTGTTACTGGTAATGCCTGAGCTTATGATTACGAAAGAAAATGTCCCAATCGTTAATCATACCTTGAACGGGTTGTTAAACGGTGACAAGcaactgaaatattttataatcgaaTTATATTTGAAAGCATTGAAAAAAGAACCGAGATGTTACAGATTTCTCTTTGCCGCAATAATCAAAGTAATGGAAAGCGATCTCTCCTGGTATTCGGATGCAACTTGTGCAAGAGCTATGAaatatatttgtgaaaattatcCTGAACATGGGGAAAAATTGGTACCATTGATATTACAGATATTAAATCGTTCGACGGATACGAACGGCGGAACCGCAAGCGCACTCGCGCTTGGATGTATTTCTGCTCTTTACAAAGCATCCGTAATAGACATTTGTTCGACATGGAGAGTGCTATCCccaaaaatggaaaaagaaaagcgGTCTATTGTTTTAGAAAGCTTGTGCGAACTACTTGCTGATGTTGCATTCTATGCACCTTCTCAATGCCTCGAAGAACACGACCATCAATTAATCGACGATATCGTATCGAAGTTGTGGAAATACACGACATGTAATGATGTAAAGGTAATCAAAGCTGCGCTTAAAGCTCTAGCTTCGTACCGTCTCGAACAATTATCCTTGAAAATATTACCAGTAGAATTTAGATATAATCTCGTACTACCAGCTACGTATGCGAAAATTCCAACCGACACGGTAAAAAAGCCAGAGGACGTGCTTCCGTATATACCTGGTATTTGTTGgatccaaatgcttcaaaatataaataaaatgactTTGTCAGCAGCCGGAAACCTTTTAATTTCCTTCGTGATAGAAGAAGTAAATAGCTTCCGATCCGGCATGTACAACTGGCCTCAAGGGGAGCcgcaaaattttaaatatttaccagACAAAAGCGTAATCAGAGCGGTCGGTGAATATTTGAGGAAAACtaataagtttgattcgaataATCATTGTATTGTTACGGAATGCCTACGAATATTCGCTCATAAATATCCGAAACCATTACCTAATGTAAATTGGAGTTTTTTGAAGGATACTTTTCACCTATCAGCCGAAGCAAAGCAATATACTCTTTCTATCGCGTGTCATCATGCGACGGTATCTTTATCTGCTAAATCTTTTATAGAAGATTATCTATTGACGTATAAATCTGTAAACGATGCAGAAGATTTCATTTGGAAAGACAATGAACACCCGATATTGTATTCAAATCTCGAGTACTTGTGTCAAGCTGTACAACCAAATATCATTAAACGGTTCTTAGAAACTACTTTAGAATGtgcaattaaaaaaatgaacgaAGATTCGATACAACCGTTTCATTGTATCATGTATTCATATGCTCAGGCATTAAGAAATCCAGAAATATGCCATGCTAACTCTACACTGCTTTCTACCATGCTGGAAGAACTTTTGGACAAAATAGATTTAACGTGCGACCGTTTCTACCCTTGTTTCACGGCAGCTTTGGAATTACCAGTGGAGCATTTAGAAAGAACTACATCTCCTAAAACGTGGTGGGAATCAATGGCCAGTAAATTAAAGAATGCGATCGCGATTAGAGCCGAATTGTCTTTAAAAAAGTCAAATTCCGAAGCCTCCTTAAAGTGGTTGAACGAAATCATCGGTGAAACTTTCGCTTCTACGTTAAG tgTGCAAACATATTTTTTCGAAATTATACAAAAACTACAAGCCAATATGCAATTCGAAAGATCCAGTTCAAATTGGATTCTGGAGCTTATGACACAAGTTCAAGGATTTTTAATGGACTCATCACAAAAtcataataacaaaatacaattctattgtaatgttttatttatcTCTGTGATAAGCTTGTCTGGCATAGACTCCATTTTAATGAAACGAGATCTAGTGATTAAATCGGAAAATgtcagaataaaattatttcctcAAGCTCTAACACTTCTTTCCGATAGAGAGAATTGGAAACATGCAATTCCACAG ATGATGGAATGGTTAAATTATATGAGGATGAATCATATTTctgatacatataaatatacgtttcatcgggcattaatttctttaagacataattcatattataaaaatgtatggagtaaatatttatcgattaaaaCGGACATCGATATTTAA